Proteins co-encoded in one Setaria viridis chromosome 9, Setaria_viridis_v4.0, whole genome shotgun sequence genomic window:
- the LOC117840459 gene encoding peroxidase 5: protein MGLSITIGAVYSLCALVAMCAGFPAGGNGELQPNFYGATCPQAETIVRQEVIRWLHSDIGFAAGLVRMHFHDCFVRGCDASILLESTPDNTAERDSPVNNPSLRGFEVIDSAKARLEDACPGVVSCADILAFAARDSVALSGGPRYDVPGGRRDGTLSMASEVADNIPAPTFNLDQLTQSFAAKGLTQEEMVTLSGAHTIGRAHCTAFSDRLYNFSATGVADPTLDPPFLAQLQHACPAAGDGGVDPGLVVPMEPRTPHALDTLYYWGVLRNRGLFASDQALLASAPTAAQVRQSAYGGYPWKLKFAAAMVKMGQIQVLTGGGGQIRAKCSAVN from the exons ATGGGGTTGTCGATCACGATTGGAGCAGTGTACTCGCTGTGCGCTCTGGTGGCGATGTGCGCTGGCTTCCCTGCCGGAGGGAACGGGGAGCTGCAGCCCAACTTCTACGGGGCGACGTGCCCGCAGGCGGAGACGATCGTGCGGCAGGAGGTCATCCGGTGGTTGCACAGCGACATCGGCTTCGCCGCCGGGCTCGTCAGGATgcacttccacgactgcttcgtcagg GGGTGCGACGCGTCGATCCTGCTGGAGTCGACGCCGGACAACACGGCGGAGCGGGACTCCCCCGTCAACAACCCCAGCCTCCGCGGCTTCGAGGTCATCGACAGCGCCAAGGCCCGCCTCGAGGACGCCTGCCCCGGTGTCGTCTCatgcgccgacatcctcgccttcgccgccaGGGACAGCGTCGCGCTG AGCGGCGGGCCCCGGTACGACGTGCCGGGAGGGCGGCGCGACGGCACGTTGTCGATGGCGTCGGAGGTGGCCGACAACATCCCCGCCCCGACGTTCAACCTGGACCAGCTCACCCAGAGCTTCGCCGCCAAGGGCCTCACCCAGGAAGAGATGGTCACCCTCTCAG GCGCGCACACCATCGGGCGGGCGCACTGCACGGCGTTCAGCGACCGGCTCTACAACTTCAGCGCGACGGGCGTGGCGGACCCCACCCTGGACCCGCCCTTCCTGGCGCAGCTGCAGCACgcctgccccgccgccggcgacggcggcgtcgacccGGGCCTCGTGGTGCCCATGGAGCCCCGCACGCCCCACGCCCTCGACACGCTCTACTACTGGGGCGTCCTGCGCAACCGCGGCCTCTTCGCCTCCGACCAGGCGCTGCTGGCCAGCGCGCCCACCGCCGCGCAGGTCCGCCAGAGCGCCTACGGGGGCTACCCGTGGAAGCTCAagttcgccgccgccatggtcaAGATGGGGCAGATCCAggtgctcaccggcggcggcggacagatCAGGGCCAAGTGCAGCGCCGTCAACTGA
- the LOC117839839 gene encoding peroxidase 5, giving the protein MEARGSRGRAARLLRLWVVVMAAAAGARAQLQVGFYDMLCPAAEIIVQEEVSKAVSGNPGVAASLVRLHFHDCFVRGCEASVLLDSTPGNQAEKDASPNTSLRGFEVIDSAKTRLEQACYGVVSCADVLAFAARDALALVGGNAYQVPSGRRDGNVSVAQETSGNLPPPTASVSQLNQIFGSKGLTQADMVALSGAHTIGNAHCSSFDSRLYAYGPNAGQDPSMDPSYLAALTQQCPNQSGGGPDGTVAMDPVTPTAFDTNYYASIVAKRGLLASDQALLADPTTAAQVVAYTNSPDTFQADFAAAMVKMGAIGVLTGTAGTIRTNCRVAS; this is encoded by the exons ATGGAAGCGCGAGGCAGCAGAGGGAGAGCGGCGCGGCTCCTGAGGCTGtgggtggtggtgatggcggcggcggcgggggcgcgggcgcaGCTGCAGGTGGGGTTCTACGACATGCTGTGCCCTGCAGCGGAGATCATCGTGCAGGAGGAGGTCAGCAAGGCCGTGTCTGGGAACCCCGGCGTCGCCGCCAGCCTCGTCCGCCTccacttccacgactgcttcgtcagg GGCTGCGAGGCGTCCGTGCTGCTGGACTCGACCCCGGGCAACCAGGCTGAGAAGGACGCGTCCCCGAACACGAGCCTCCGGGGCTTCGAGGTGATCGACAGCGCCAAGACGCGGCTGGAGCAGGCCTGCTACGgcgtcgtctcctgcgccgacgtgCTCGCCTTCGCCGCCAGGGACGCCCTCGCGCTG GTGGGAGGCAACGCGTACCAGGTGCcgtcggggcggcgggacggcaaCGTCTCGGTGGCGCAGGAGACGAGCGGGAACCTGCCACCGCCGACGGCGAGCGTGAGCCAGCTGAACCAGATCTTCGGGAGCAAGGGCCTGACGCAGGCGGACATGGTGgcgctctccggcgcgcacaCCATCGGCAACGCGCACTGCAGCTCGTTCGACAGCCGGCTCTACGCGTACGGGCCCAACGCCGGGCAGGACCCCAGCATGGACCCGTCCTACCTGGCCGCGCTCACGCAGCAGTGCCCCAACCAGAGCGGCGGAGGGCCCGACGGGACGGTGGCCATGGACCCCGTCACCCCCACCGCCTTCGACACCAACTACTACGCCTCCATCGTCGCCAAGCGCGGCCTGCTCGCCTCCGACCAGGCGCTCCTCGCCGACCCGACCACCGCCGCCCAGGTCGTCGCCTACACCAACAGCCCCGACACGTTCCAGGCAgacttcgccgccgccatggtcaAGATGGGCGCCATCGGAGTGCTCACCGGCACCGCCGGCACCATCCGGACCAACTGCAGGGTCGCCAGCTGA
- the LOC117835910 gene encoding B3 domain-containing protein Os03g0120900 has product MEFTAGGLTRPGGGEERTTEQAAAVEKEHMFDKVVTPSDVGKLNRLVIPKQHAEKYFPLDAAANEKGLLLSFEDRTGKPWRFRYSYWNSSQSYVMTKGWSRFVKEKRLDAGDTVSFGRGVGEAARGRLFIDWRRRPDPPVQYHRLPLPSIPYAPWAAHAAVGARTTVLHLPPSPSSFYDYDSHRRYAGYDAYGAGGRQLLFYRPHHQQHPQATMVLDSVPVRIPTTPSQHAEPPPPVASSASKRVRLFGVNLDCAAGPEEESGGGRAAPPTQTTMPLQLPSPPSSSSSSSGKARCSLNLDL; this is encoded by the coding sequence ATGGAGTTCACCGCCGGCGGCCTGAcccggccgggcggcggagaggagcggacgacggagcaggcggcggcggtggagaaggAGCACATGTTCGACAAGGTGGTGACGCCGAGCGACGTGGGGAAGCTGAACCGGCTGGTGATCCCGAAGCAGCACGCGGAGAAGTACTTCCCCCTGGACGCGGCGGCCAACGAGAAGGGCCTGCTGCTCAGCTTCGAGGACCGCACGGGGAAGCCGTGGCGCTTCCGCTACTCCTACTGGAACAGCAGCCAGAGCTACGTGATGACCAAGGGGTGGAGCCGCTTCGTCAAGGAGAAGCGCCTCGACGCCGGGGACACCGTCTCCTTCGGccgcggcgtcggggaggcggcgaggggcAGGCTCTTCATCGACTGGCGCCGCCGACCCGATCCGCCCGTGCAGTACCACCGCCTCCCGCTCCCCTCCATCCCCTACGCGCCGTGGGCGGCGCACGCCGCCGTCGGTGCCAGGACGACGGTGCTCCACCTGCCACCCTCGCCCTCCTCGTTCTACGACTACGACTCCCACCGCCGCTACGCCGGGTACGACGCCTACGGGGCCGGTGGCAGGCAGCTGCTCTTCTaccggccgcaccaccagcagcaTCCGCAGGCCACGATGGTGCTGGACTCCGTGCCGGTGCGGATACCGACGACGCCAAGCCAGCacgcggagccgccgccgcccgtggcgtCATCGGCCTCGAAGCGGGTGCGGCTGTTCGGTGTGAACCTCGACTGCGCCGCAGGCCCCGaggaggagagcggcggcgggagggcggcgccgccgacgcagACGACCATGCCGCTGcagctgccgtcgccgccctcatcgtcgtcctcctcctccgggaaAGCGAGGTGCTCCTTGAATCTTGACTTGTGA
- the LOC117840909 gene encoding syntaxin-52 — MARPMLPITNPHGGDARSSSSALDQWTKRFQEAERLVDDVVERIAERDSVPPSLPRKLQRRTAEIRRKVTILGTRLDMLQEDLSDLPKKQNISLKQLNKLAEKLSGLSSKAKEVGGQFTMNHSSDRNDLCGSSEKSTKIDVNSIADMDKGEMVNLQRKVMKEQDSQLEILEETVVSTKHIALAINEELDLQTRLIDDLDESVEDTSTQLQIS; from the exons ATGGCGCGTCCGATGCTTCCGATCACAAACCCGCACGGAGGCGATGCTCGATCGTCGTCTTCCGCGCTGGACCAGTGGACGAAGCGGTTCCAGGAAGCCGAGCGGCTGGTGGACGACGTCGTCGAGCGGATCGCCGAGAGGGACTCcgtgccgccgtcgctgccgcgaAAGCTGCAGCGCCGGACAGCCGAGATCCGCCGCAAGGTCACCATTCTCGGGACCAGGCTCGACATGCTGCAGGAGGACCTGTCCGATCTCCCAAAGAAGCAAAACAT AAGCTTGAAACAGCTGAACAAGCTAGCCGAGAAGCTCTCCGGTCTGAGCTCCAAGGCGAAGGAGGTTGGCGGTCAGTTCACGATGAATCACTCATCGGACAG GAATGACTTGTGTGGATCGAGCGAGAAGAGCACAAAGATAGATGTGAACAGCATTGCCGACATGGACAAAGGAGAGATGGTCAACTTGCAGAGGAAGGTCATGAAAG AGCAAGATTCTCAACTGGAGATTCTGGAGGAGACCGTTGTCAGCACGAAGCACATTGCGTTAGCGATCAACGAGGAGCTGGATCTGCAAACTAGGCTGATT GACGACTTGGACGAGAGCGTTGAAGACACAAGCACCCAATTACAG ATAAGCTAA